A window of Pedococcus aerophilus contains these coding sequences:
- a CDS encoding DEAD/DEAH box helicase yields the protein MTETTTGATAPADPTFADFDVHPDIVASLSAAGIVTPFPIQAMTLPVALAGHDIIGQAKTGTGKTLGFGVPMLNRTIARVDDAWDGFKHAGKPQALAVAPTRELAVQVAADLDRAGKGRGIRVLTVYGGRAYEPQIEALRNGVEVVVGTPGRLIDLAKQGHLDLSHVMSVVLDEADEMLDLGFLPDVEKLLAMTPPNRQTMLFSATMPGAVVALARRYMKQPTHIRAMGDDQENAHTVKAVEQFVYRAHAMDKVEMLARMLQAEGRGLTIIFSRTKRTAAKVADELVDRGFAAAAIHGDLGQGAREQALRAFRNGKVDILVATDVAARGIDVDNVTHVINYQCPEEEKTYLHRIGRTARAGNTGIAVTFVDWDDMPRWGLINKTLDLGIPEPEETYSSSDHLYEQLNIPRTAKGRLPKADQKLAGLGAEVLEDLGETGKSSGRRPAGGGRSGRDGGRDSGRDNARSGGRDAGRDSGRGERRSDSAPRAEGDAAAKPRRNRNRRRTRGGSGDSAPAGQEG from the coding sequence ATGACCGAGACCACCACGGGTGCCACCGCGCCCGCAGATCCCACGTTCGCCGACTTCGACGTCCACCCCGACATCGTCGCCTCCCTGAGCGCTGCCGGGATCGTCACCCCCTTCCCCATCCAGGCGATGACCCTCCCGGTCGCCCTCGCCGGCCACGACATCATCGGCCAGGCCAAGACGGGCACCGGCAAGACGCTGGGCTTCGGCGTCCCCATGCTCAACCGCACCATCGCCCGCGTCGACGACGCGTGGGACGGCTTCAAGCACGCCGGCAAGCCGCAGGCCCTGGCCGTGGCCCCGACGCGCGAGCTCGCCGTCCAGGTCGCCGCCGACCTCGACCGCGCGGGCAAGGGTCGCGGCATCCGCGTCCTGACCGTCTACGGCGGCCGGGCCTACGAGCCGCAGATCGAGGCGCTGCGCAACGGCGTCGAGGTCGTCGTCGGCACCCCTGGTCGTCTCATCGACCTGGCCAAGCAGGGCCACCTCGACCTCTCGCACGTCATGTCCGTCGTCCTCGACGAGGCCGACGAGATGCTCGACCTCGGGTTCCTCCCCGACGTCGAGAAGCTCCTCGCCATGACGCCGCCGAACCGCCAGACCATGCTGTTCTCGGCCACCATGCCGGGTGCGGTCGTGGCCCTCGCCCGCCGCTACATGAAGCAGCCCACCCACATCCGCGCGATGGGTGACGACCAGGAGAACGCCCACACGGTCAAGGCCGTCGAGCAGTTCGTCTACCGCGCCCACGCGATGGACAAGGTCGAGATGCTCGCCCGCATGCTCCAGGCCGAGGGTCGTGGCCTGACGATCATCTTCAGCCGCACCAAGCGCACCGCTGCGAAGGTCGCCGACGAGCTCGTCGACCGCGGGTTCGCTGCTGCCGCGATCCACGGTGACCTCGGCCAGGGCGCTCGCGAGCAGGCGCTGCGCGCATTCCGCAACGGCAAGGTCGACATCCTCGTGGCCACCGACGTCGCAGCCCGCGGCATCGACGTCGACAACGTCACCCACGTCATCAACTACCAGTGCCCGGAGGAGGAGAAGACCTACCTCCACCGCATCGGCCGCACCGCGCGCGCCGGCAACACCGGCATCGCGGTCACCTTCGTGGACTGGGACGACATGCCGCGCTGGGGCCTGATCAACAAGACCCTCGACCTCGGCATCCCCGAGCCCGAGGAGACCTACTCCTCCTCGGACCACCTGTACGAGCAGCTCAACATCCCGCGCACCGCCAAGGGCCGCCTGCCCAAGGCCGACCAGAAGCTCGCGGGCCTCGGCGCCGAGGTGCTCGAGGACCTCGGCGAGACGGGCAAGTCCAGCGGGCGCCGTCCCGCGGGCGGTGGCCGCAGCGGACGTGACGGCGGTCGTGACTCCGGCCGGGACAACGCCCGCAGCGGTGGGCGCGACGCCGGTCGTGACTCGGGCCGGGGCGAGCGCCGCTCCGACTCCGCCCCCCGGGCCGAGGGCGACGCCGCCGCCAAGCCCCGTCGCAACCGCAACCGTCGCCGCACCCGCGGTGGCTCGGGCGACTCCGCCCCCGCCGGCCAGGAGGGCTGA
- a CDS encoding NAD(P)-dependent alcohol dehydrogenase, protein MSRTAALSAASAGAPLEATTIEQRELRDDDIVIDIAFAGICHSDIHQVREEWGSAIFPMVPGHEIAGVVSKVGDGVSRYKVGDRVGVGCMVDSCGECEYCKDGEEQFCLKGAVMTYNGTGYDGEKTMGGYAQSVVVSERFAVRIPDALELDVAAPLLCAGITTFNPLKRWGAGPGKNVAVVGLGGLGHLGVKFAAALGAEVTVLSQSTAKEADSAKFGAVAHYATKDPETFEKLRGSFDLILNTVSANLPFDDYLSLLKANGAMVNVGAPSDPSTFVAFSLIGGSKALAGSNIGGIPQTQEMLDFAAEHGIAAEIEKIDASQVNEAYDRVVNSDVRYRFVIDTATINA, encoded by the coding sequence ATGTCCCGCACTGCAGCACTGTCCGCAGCATCCGCCGGCGCCCCCCTCGAGGCGACGACGATCGAGCAGCGTGAGCTGCGCGACGACGACATCGTCATCGACATCGCCTTCGCCGGAATCTGCCACAGCGACATCCACCAGGTCCGTGAGGAGTGGGGGAGCGCCATCTTCCCGATGGTCCCCGGCCACGAGATCGCCGGTGTCGTGTCCAAGGTCGGCGACGGCGTGAGCCGCTACAAGGTCGGCGACCGCGTCGGTGTCGGCTGCATGGTCGACTCCTGTGGCGAGTGTGAGTACTGCAAGGACGGCGAGGAGCAGTTCTGCCTCAAGGGTGCCGTCATGACGTACAACGGCACCGGCTACGACGGCGAGAAGACCATGGGTGGCTACGCCCAGTCCGTCGTCGTCAGCGAGCGCTTCGCCGTCCGCATCCCCGACGCCCTCGAGCTCGACGTCGCGGCGCCCCTGCTGTGCGCGGGCATCACGACGTTCAACCCGCTCAAGCGCTGGGGTGCAGGCCCCGGCAAGAACGTCGCCGTCGTCGGCCTCGGTGGCCTCGGCCACCTCGGCGTGAAGTTCGCCGCGGCCCTCGGTGCCGAGGTGACGGTCCTCAGCCAGTCGACGGCCAAGGAGGCCGACAGCGCCAAGTTCGGTGCCGTCGCCCACTACGCCACCAAGGACCCGGAGACCTTCGAGAAGCTGCGCGGCTCGTTCGACCTCATCCTCAACACGGTGAGCGCGAACCTGCCCTTCGACGACTACCTCTCGCTGCTCAAGGCCAACGGGGCCATGGTCAACGTCGGTGCGCCGAGCGACCCCAGCACCTTCGTCGCCTTCTCCCTCATCGGCGGCAGCAAGGCCCTCGCCGGCTCCAACATCGGCGGGATCCCGCAGACCCAGGAGATGCTCGACTTCGCGGCCGAGCACGGCATCGCGGCCGAGATCGAGAAGATCGACGCCAGCCAGGTCAACGAGGCCTACGACCGCGTCGTCAACTCCGACGTGCGCTACCGCTTCGTCATCGACACGGCGACCATCAACGCCTGA